The Manihot esculenta cultivar AM560-2 chromosome 1, M.esculenta_v8, whole genome shotgun sequence genome has a window encoding:
- the LOC110601242 gene encoding CRAL-TRIO domain-containing protein C23B6.04c, translated as MFLWRKHSQNHHENDAAQQDAKVSELRAALGPLSGSSLKYCTDACLRRYLEARNWNVDKAHKMLEETLKWRASYKPEEIRWHEISHEGETGKVFRANFHDRYGRTVLIMRPGMQNTSCAEDNIRHLVYLIENSILNLAEGQEQMAWLIDFTGLSLSNSISVRTARDIINILQNHYPERLAIAFLYNPPRIFEAFYKAVKYFLDPKTSQKVKFVYPKDKDSVELMGSFFDIDNLPGEFGGKATMKYDHEEFSQLMAQDDVKTAKYWGFDEKPTHIASGRLGAQVAPEPTPLAPPAS; from the exons ATGTTTCTTTGGAGAAAGCACTCGCAGAATCATCACGAGAATGATGCTGCACAACAAGATGCTAAG GTCAGTGAACTCAGGGCAGCTCTTGGACCTTTATCTGGAAGTAGTTTGAAGTATTGTACTGATGCCTGCCTGAGGAGATATCTGGAAGCTCGAAACTGGAATGTTGACAAGGCACATAAAATGTTAGAAGAGACACTCAAGTGGAGGGCATCTTATAAGCCTGAAGAAATCCGCTGG CATGAAATATCACATGAAGGTGAAACAGGTAAAGTCTTCAGAGCAAATTTTCATGATCGATATGGGAGGACTGTGCTCATAATGAGGCCAGGGATGCAG AACACATCATGTGCAGAAGACAATATCCGCCATTTGGTCTATCTTATTGAGAATAGCATCCTTAACCTAGCAGAGGGTCAAGAACAAATGGCTTGGTTAATAGACTTCACTGGATTATCTTTGAGCAACAGTATCTCAGTTAGAACAGCTCGTGATATCATTAACATTTTACAGAATCACTATCCTGAAAGGCTTGCTATAGCATTTCTCTATAATCCACCAAGAATTTTTGAGGCATTCTATAAG GCTGTCAAGTACTTCCTAGATCCAAAAACTTCCCAGAAGGTGAAATTTGTTTATCCAAAGGATAAAGATAGTGTAGAGCTCATGGGGTCTTTCTTTGATATTGATAATCTTCCCGGTGAGTTTGGGGGAAAAGCCACGATGAAGTACGACCATGAGGAGTTCTCACAGTTGATGGCCCAGGATGATGTAAAAACAGCCAAGTACTGGGGATTTGATGAGAAGCCAACTCACATTGCTAGTGGCCGTTTGGGGGCTCAGGTGGCTCCGGAGCCAACACCTCTTGCACCACCAGCTAGTTAA
- the LOC110601252 gene encoding protein AE7-like 1 produces the protein MTLGLINANPVVHAKKERVVRSEDLHCDDAVDPLDIYDFVRDIRDPEHPYSLEQLSVLSEESITVDDKLGRILITFTPTIQHCSMATVIGLCLRVKLQECFPPHYKVDIKVSPGSHADEESVNKQLNDKERVAAALENPNLRQLVDECLYSSEL, from the exons ATGACTCTGGGCCTCATCAATGCGAATCCCGTGGTTCACGCTAAGAAGGAAAGGGTCGTCCGCTCCGAAGATCTTCACTGTGACGATGCTGTGGATCCACTCGATATCTATG ATTTTGTAAGGGATATAAGAGATCCAGAGCACCCATATTCACTGGAACAGCTCAGTGTTCTCTCAGAAGAATCAATCACCGTTGATGACAAGCTCGGCCGTATTTT gattACTTTTACTCCTACCATCCAACATTGCAGCATGGCAACAGTCATTGGCCTTTGTCTTAGAGTAAAATTACAAGAATGTTTCCCTCCTCATTACAAG GTCGATATTAAAGTTTCTCCAGGATCTCATGCTGATGAAGAATCAG TGAATAAGCAGTTAAATGATAAAGAAAGAGTAGCTGCTGCTCTAGAGAACCCGAATCTGCGCCAACTTGTGGATGAGTGTCTTTACTCCAGTGAACTTTGA
- the LOC110601261 gene encoding vacuolar sorting protein 39 → MHGRYLELMLAINENGFSGDVQNEMSTSIPKVGSGRSVKAIGGGAEKIAAIEGAEDMRFSLNRVDNSRSDGDADEFTEEGGSVIMLDEVLDLLSRMWSSGTQMRKHDCRLMKHLRVYSLV, encoded by the exons ATGCATGGCAGGTATTTAGAACTTATGCTTGCAATCAATGAAAATGGATTCTCTGGCGACGTGCAGAATGAAATG AGTACAAGTATTCCAAAGGTTGGTTCTGGTAGATCAGTTAAAGCAATAGGAGGTGGAGCAGAGAAAATTGCTGCAATAGAGGGTGCAGAGGACATGCGTTTTAGTCTTAATAGAGTTGACAATAGTAGAAGTGATGGTGATGCAGATGAATTTACTGAGGAAGGTGGTTCAGTGATAATGCTTGATGAGGTCCTTGACCTTTTGAGCAGAATGTGGAGCTCAGGCACTCAAATGAGGAAACATGATTGCAG ATTGATGAAGCATCTTCGGGTGTACAGTTTGGTTTAA
- the LOC110601301 gene encoding protein-lysine methyltransferase METTL21E, protein MASTEEQQEDDLQEIDPISTLLLPQDHDNALNMPVDGAANQQLHHHHHISSIDSTVLIRQLPSQGLSFQLWPAATTLLTLLDHHSSHSATSQLSPILAALSSNTRPLNVLELGSGTGLAGIAAAITLGANVTVTDLPNVIPNLQFNVDANANTVALHGGSVKVAPLRWGEDGDGDVEIIGKDFDLILASDVVYHDHLFEPLLYTLRVLMGLGEEEEKKKVFVMGHLRRWKKDSVFFRRARKWFDVEAIHKDSPCDGSRIGVAVYSFVRKGQKL, encoded by the coding sequence ATGGCATCTACTGAAGAGCAGCAGGAAGACGATCTACAAGAGATAGATCCAATCTCCACTCTACTTCTACCACAAGATCATGACAACGCACTTAATATGCCGGTAGACGGCGCAGCCAATCAACAGCTGCACCACCACCATCATATCTCTTCTATCGACTCCACCGTACTCATCAGGCAGCTCCCCTCCCAAGGCCTATCCTTCCAGCTCTGGCCCGCAGCTACCACTCTCCTCACTCTTCTCGACCACCATAGCTCCCATTCCGCCACCAGTCAACTTTCTCCTATCCTTGCTGCCTTATCATCCAATACCCGCCCTCTCAATGTACTCGAACTCGGCTCCGGCACTGGCCTTGCCGGAATTGCAGCAGCCATCACTCTCGGTGCTAATGTTACGGTTACTGACCTACCTAACGTCATTCCTAACCTCCAATTCAACGTCGACGCCAATGCCAACACTGTGGCTCTTCATGGAGGGAGCGTCAAGGTGGCGCCGCTCAGGTGGGGAGAGGATGGTGATGGTGACGTGGAGATTATAGGGAAGGATTTTGATTTGATACTGGCATCCGATGTTGTTTACCATGATCATCTATTCGAGCCTCTGCTCTATACGCTGCGTGTGCTAATGGGCTTGGGCgaagaggaggagaagaagaaagtgTTTGTTATGGGTCATTTGAGGAGGTGGAAGAAGGATTCTGTGTTCTTCAGGAGGGCAAGGAAATGGTTTGATGTTGAGGCTATTCACAAGGACAGTCCGTGCGATGGGTCAAGAATTGGTGTTGCGGTTTACAGTTTTGTTCGCAAGGGTCAAAAGTTGTAG